The following proteins come from a genomic window of Actinopolyspora saharensis:
- the lipB gene encoding lipoyl(octanoyl) transferase LipB — MSDSASSCRSASHEIEVRELGTIDYETAWQRQRELATARAEDSGTDTLLLLEHPSVYTAGKRTKPEDRPQDGTPVIDVDRGGKITWHGPGQLVGYPILRLADPVDVVDYVRRLEQALIQVCAEFGLSTGRVEGRSGVWLAADGDRPERKIAAIGIRVQRGVTMHGLELNCNSDMSEFDRIVPCGISDAGVTSLSAELGREVTVAEALPLVRKAVPDALDGVLEVTECDVRAAAEAPAGMTFSLDPSLR; from the coding sequence GTGAGTGACAGCGCAAGCTCGTGCCGCTCCGCCTCGCACGAGATCGAGGTGCGGGAGCTGGGCACGATCGACTACGAGACCGCGTGGCAGCGCCAGCGGGAACTGGCCACGGCGCGCGCGGAGGACTCCGGGACGGACACCCTGCTGCTGCTGGAGCACCCCTCGGTCTACACGGCCGGCAAGCGCACCAAACCCGAGGACCGGCCGCAGGACGGCACACCGGTGATCGACGTCGACCGCGGCGGCAAGATCACCTGGCACGGGCCGGGGCAGCTCGTCGGCTACCCGATCCTGCGGCTGGCCGACCCGGTCGACGTGGTCGACTACGTGCGCAGGCTGGAGCAGGCACTCATCCAGGTGTGCGCCGAGTTCGGGCTGAGCACCGGACGCGTCGAGGGACGCAGCGGTGTGTGGCTCGCCGCCGACGGGGACCGTCCGGAACGCAAGATCGCCGCGATCGGCATCCGCGTGCAGCGCGGCGTGACGATGCACGGGCTCGAGCTCAACTGCAACTCGGACATGAGCGAGTTCGACCGCATCGTGCCCTGCGGGATCAGCGATGCCGGGGTCACCTCGCTGTCGGCGGAACTGGGCAGGGAGGTCACCGTTGCCGAGGCGCTTCCACTGGTGCGCAAGGCCGTGCCGGACGCCCTGGACGGCGTTCTCGAGGTCACCGAGTGCGACGTCCGGGCCGCTGCCGAGGCACCGGCCGGTATGACGTTCTCGCTGGACCCGAGCCTGCGCTGA
- a CDS encoding TIGR01777 family oxidoreductase, whose amino-acid sequence MRVVIAGSSGLLGSHLVPALRHARHEVFRLVRGTAQAPDEREWDPSGGELDEHALDGADAVVNLCGAPLMGKRWTPERKRELDHSRTRSTAVLAEAVRARGIPTLINASGVSYYGDTGSRVVTESAEPGTGFLAELCRRWESAAEHAAPARVVRLRIGPVLSPSGGLLGPLKPLFSLMLGGRLGSGAQYVPWISLDDATAAIRFALENAELSGPVNLTGPEPVSNAEFTRALGEALGRPTPWVIPAFAVRAVLGELAQQLVLTGQRAVPGVLDEHGFAFQHRSVRAALGTAISA is encoded by the coding sequence ATGCGCGTGGTGATCGCCGGCTCCTCCGGCCTGCTGGGAAGTCATCTCGTCCCCGCGCTGCGGCACGCACGGCACGAGGTGTTTCGCCTGGTGCGCGGCACGGCGCAGGCCCCGGACGAACGAGAGTGGGATCCGAGCGGGGGTGAGCTCGACGAGCACGCCCTCGACGGCGCCGACGCCGTCGTCAACCTCTGCGGTGCGCCGCTGATGGGCAAGCGGTGGACGCCCGAGCGCAAACGGGAACTGGACCACTCGCGGACCAGGAGCACGGCCGTGCTGGCCGAGGCGGTCCGCGCCAGGGGAATCCCGACGTTGATCAACGCGTCCGGGGTGTCCTACTACGGGGACACCGGCAGCAGAGTGGTCACCGAGTCCGCAGAGCCGGGGACCGGTTTCCTCGCCGAGCTGTGCCGCCGCTGGGAATCGGCGGCCGAGCACGCCGCTCCCGCCAGGGTCGTACGGCTCCGGATCGGTCCGGTGCTGTCCCCCTCGGGCGGGCTGCTGGGACCGCTCAAACCGCTGTTCTCCCTGATGCTCGGCGGCAGACTCGGCTCGGGCGCGCAGTACGTGCCCTGGATATCCCTGGACGACGCGACAGCCGCGATCCGTTTCGCGCTCGAGAACGCGGAGCTGTCCGGCCCGGTCAACCTCACCGGCCCCGAACCGGTCAGCAACGCCGAGTTCACCAGGGCCCTGGGCGAAGCGCTCGGACGCCCCACCCCGTGGGTGATTCCCGCCTTCGCCGTGCGGGCCGTGCTGGGCGAGCTCGCCCAGCAGCTCGTGCTGACCGGGCAGCGGGCCGTTCCGGGTGTGCTGGACGAGCACGGTTTCGCCTTCCAGCACCGGAGCGTGCGGGCTGCCCTGGGGACAGCCATCTCCGCGTGA
- the sucB gene encoding 2-oxoglutarate dehydrogenase, E2 component, dihydrolipoamide succinyltransferase: MAFSVQMPALGESVSEGTITRWLKQVGDTVEVDEPLLEVSTDKVDTEVPSPAAGVVQQIVASEDDTIEVGGELALIGDSSETPPAQEQQAQAAEQPAPEPAPEPAPEPQQSSAPRPEQSAGAGAAQGSDVQMPALGESVTEGTITRWLKQVGDTVEVDEPLLEVSTDKVDTEVPSPVAGTILEITAGEDDTIEVGEKLAVVGEQGAAPAGAPAPEEPKQPEQPAAAPQPAPEPAKEEAPAPQPSPEPQQQPQQPEQPAAAQPAAEPAADQEEAAASAPYVTPLVRKLANEHGIDLRSLQGTGVGGRIRKQDVQAAIAARSQPQETGGQQASGAEAPATEPATTAADQEPSSEAKALRGTTQKMSRLRQVLAQRMVDSLQTAAQLTTVTEVDVTRIARLREQAKENFEAAEGVKLSFLPFFAKAAVEALKLHPKLNASVNEEAKEVTYHGAEHLSIAVDTDRGLLSPVIHDAGDLNLGGLARKISDVAERTRESKVKPTELSGGTFTLTNTGSRGALFDTPILNPPQVGMLGTGMVVKRPVVVSDEAGGDTIAIRSMVYLALSYDHRLVDGADAARFLNTIKQRLEEGAFEADLGL; encoded by the coding sequence ATGGCCTTCTCTGTCCAGATGCCGGCACTCGGTGAAAGCGTCAGCGAGGGCACGATCACCCGGTGGCTCAAGCAGGTCGGGGACACCGTCGAAGTCGACGAACCTCTCCTGGAGGTCTCCACCGACAAGGTCGACACGGAGGTCCCCTCCCCCGCCGCCGGTGTAGTGCAGCAAATAGTGGCCAGCGAGGACGACACCATCGAGGTCGGTGGTGAACTGGCCCTGATCGGGGACAGCAGCGAGACCCCGCCCGCGCAGGAGCAGCAGGCGCAGGCCGCCGAGCAGCCCGCGCCCGAACCGGCACCGGAACCCGCTCCCGAACCCCAGCAGTCCTCGGCTCCCCGGCCCGAGCAGTCCGCCGGCGCTGGCGCGGCCCAGGGCTCCGACGTGCAGATGCCCGCCCTGGGCGAGAGCGTCACCGAGGGCACGATCACCCGGTGGCTCAAGCAGGTCGGGGACACCGTCGAAGTCGACGAACCTCTCCTGGAGGTCTCCACCGACAAGGTCGACACGGAGGTCCCCTCCCCCGTCGCGGGAACGATTCTGGAGATCACCGCGGGCGAGGACGACACCATCGAGGTCGGTGAGAAGCTCGCCGTGGTCGGTGAGCAGGGTGCGGCCCCGGCCGGGGCGCCAGCGCCCGAGGAGCCGAAGCAGCCGGAACAGCCCGCCGCCGCACCGCAGCCCGCTCCCGAGCCCGCCAAGGAGGAGGCGCCCGCACCGCAGCCCTCCCCCGAGCCGCAGCAGCAGCCGCAGCAGCCGGAACAACCAGCCGCTGCCCAGCCCGCCGCGGAACCCGCGGCGGACCAGGAGGAGGCCGCGGCCTCGGCCCCCTACGTCACCCCGCTGGTGCGCAAGCTCGCCAACGAGCACGGGATCGACCTGCGTTCGCTGCAGGGAACCGGCGTCGGCGGACGCATCCGCAAGCAGGACGTGCAGGCGGCCATCGCCGCGCGCTCCCAGCCGCAGGAGACCGGCGGGCAGCAGGCCTCCGGTGCCGAGGCACCGGCGACCGAGCCCGCGACCACAGCCGCCGACCAGGAGCCCTCCTCGGAGGCCAAGGCGCTGCGCGGCACCACCCAGAAGATGTCGCGGCTGCGGCAGGTGCTGGCCCAGCGGATGGTCGACTCCCTGCAGACGGCGGCGCAGTTGACCACGGTCACCGAGGTCGACGTCACCAGGATCGCCCGGCTGCGGGAGCAGGCCAAGGAGAACTTCGAAGCCGCGGAGGGCGTCAAGCTCTCCTTCCTGCCCTTCTTCGCCAAGGCCGCGGTCGAGGCGCTGAAGCTGCACCCGAAGCTCAACGCCTCGGTCAACGAGGAGGCCAAGGAGGTCACCTACCACGGTGCGGAGCACCTCTCGATCGCCGTGGACACCGACCGCGGGCTGCTCAGCCCGGTGATCCACGACGCGGGCGACCTCAACCTCGGCGGCCTGGCGCGCAAGATCTCCGACGTCGCCGAGCGCACCAGGGAGAGCAAGGTCAAGCCCACCGAGCTCAGCGGGGGCACGTTCACGCTGACCAACACGGGCAGCCGAGGAGCCCTGTTCGACACCCCGATCCTGAACCCCCCGCAAGTGGGCATGTTGGGGACCGGGATGGTCGTGAAGCGCCCGGTGGTCGTCTCCGACGAGGCGGGAGGCGACACCATCGCCATCCGCTCGATGGTCTACCTGGCGCTGTCCTACGACCACAGGCTCGTCGACGGCGCCGACGCGGCCCGCTTCCTGAACACGATCAAGCAGCGGTTGGAGGAGGGGGCCTTCGAGGCCGACCTCGGTCTGTGA
- the lpdA gene encoding dihydrolipoyl dehydrogenase — protein sequence MTDTSADLVILGGGSGGYACAFRAAELGLSVTLIEKDKLGGTCLHRGCIPTKALLHAAEVADSTRESSQIGVKASLEGIDMDGVNSYKNGIVTKLHKGLQGLAKAHEVNYVEGAGTLVDANTVEVDGTHYTGKNVVLATGSYSKTLPGLEFGGRIIASEQALNLDHVPEKVVVLGGGVIGVEFASVWRSFGAEVNIVEALPHLVPNEDESSSKQLERAFRKRGIKFSTGVKFTGAQQTDEGVTVSLENGETLEADLLLVAVGRGPNTAGHGYEEAGVSLERGFVRTDERLRTNLPGVYAVGDIVPGLQLAHRGFQQGVFIAEDIAGLNPPVIDEAGIPRVTYSNPEVASVGLTESEAREQYDKVETFTYDLAGNGRSQILKTSGSAKVVRAADGPVLGLHLVGERVGELIGEAQLIYNWEALPEDVAPLVHPHPTQSEALGEAHLALAGKPLHVHG from the coding sequence GTGACCGACACGTCCGCCGATCTAGTCATCCTCGGTGGCGGCTCCGGCGGCTACGCCTGCGCTTTCCGCGCGGCGGAGCTGGGCCTTTCCGTCACCCTCATCGAAAAGGACAAGCTCGGTGGGACCTGTCTGCACCGAGGGTGCATCCCCACCAAAGCCTTGTTGCACGCCGCCGAGGTCGCGGATTCCACACGCGAGAGCTCCCAGATCGGTGTGAAAGCCTCCCTCGAGGGCATCGACATGGACGGTGTCAACTCCTACAAGAACGGCATCGTCACCAAACTTCACAAGGGCCTGCAAGGGCTGGCCAAGGCCCACGAGGTCAACTACGTGGAGGGCGCGGGCACGCTCGTCGACGCCAACACCGTCGAGGTCGACGGGACCCACTACACCGGGAAGAACGTCGTGCTCGCCACCGGCTCCTACTCCAAGACCCTGCCGGGGCTGGAGTTCGGCGGTCGCATCATCGCCAGTGAGCAGGCACTCAACCTCGACCACGTCCCGGAGAAGGTGGTCGTGCTCGGCGGCGGCGTCATCGGAGTCGAGTTCGCCAGCGTGTGGCGCTCCTTCGGAGCCGAGGTGAACATCGTCGAGGCCCTCCCCCACCTGGTGCCCAACGAGGACGAGTCCAGCTCGAAGCAGCTCGAGCGCGCCTTCCGCAAGCGCGGCATCAAGTTCTCCACCGGGGTTAAGTTCACCGGTGCGCAGCAGACCGACGAGGGCGTGACGGTCAGCCTGGAGAACGGCGAGACGCTGGAAGCCGACCTGCTGCTCGTCGCCGTCGGCCGGGGGCCGAACACGGCTGGGCACGGTTACGAGGAGGCCGGGGTCTCGCTCGAGCGCGGCTTCGTGCGCACCGACGAACGTCTCCGCACCAACCTCCCCGGCGTCTACGCGGTCGGTGACATCGTCCCCGGCCTGCAACTGGCGCACCGCGGTTTCCAGCAGGGCGTGTTCATCGCCGAGGACATCGCCGGACTCAACCCCCCGGTCATCGACGAGGCCGGCATCCCGCGGGTGACCTACAGTAACCCCGAGGTGGCCTCGGTCGGACTCACCGAGAGCGAGGCGCGGGAGCAGTACGACAAGGTCGAGACCTTCACCTACGACCTGGCGGGCAACGGCAGGAGCCAGATCCTCAAGACCTCGGGCTCGGCCAAGGTCGTCCGCGCCGCGGACGGCCCGGTGCTCGGTCTGCACCTGGTCGGTGAGCGAGTGGGCGAACTCATCGGCGAGGCGCAACTCATCTACAACTGGGAGGCTCTCCCCGAGGACGTGGCCCCGCTGGTTCACCCCCACCCGACGCAGTCGGAGGCACTCGGCGAGGCACATCTCGCCCTGGCGGGCAAACCTCTGCACGTACACGGCTGA
- a CDS encoding oxidoreductase: MGLFERLRRRGGQRRPRAERNQDTEHLRQWASERRGVEGFLEPPTQMTEATIVFVAHDGEWTRRRIGDRDKAMRFTHRLGIPFYEVHKVGYPQRMRDYQRKQRVLRRREYRRRLEEE, from the coding sequence GTGGGGTTGTTCGAGCGTCTACGCCGTCGTGGAGGGCAGAGACGCCCACGAGCGGAGCGGAACCAGGATACCGAGCATCTCCGACAGTGGGCGTCCGAGCGACGGGGCGTCGAGGGGTTCCTGGAGCCGCCGACGCAGATGACCGAGGCGACGATCGTCTTCGTCGCCCACGACGGCGAGTGGACCCGCCGTCGGATAGGTGACCGCGACAAGGCGATGCGCTTCACGCACCGCCTCGGCATCCCGTTCTACGAGGTGCACAAGGTCGGTTACCCGCAGCGGATGCGGGACTACCAGCGAAAGCAGCGCGTGCTGCGCCGCCGCGAGTACCGCCGCAGGCTGGAGGAGGAATAG
- a CDS encoding leucyl aminopeptidase encodes MTTPKLTLVDNAATKLTVETLVIGTVEGTDGPELAQGTNELAAAFDGNLTEALALLGAKGKAEEVVRVPASGSVRANVLLAVGLGKRDENGEIPSEAVRRASGAAARTLNGVSHAATTLSALDLSATVQGTVMGAYAYTRYKSQPGEEPVAKVDLVVPEAKNETAKSALKGATAIGEAVNTARDLINTPPNDLPPATFAERANELGKAAGLEIETMDADELRKHGYGGIIGVGSGSSRPPRLVRMRHKGPKGARKVALVGKGVTFDTGGISLKPAAGMEDMTSDMSGAAAVVATMVLAAKLNYPLDITATVPMAENMPSGSAYRPGDVLTMYGGKTVEVLNTDAEGRLILADAITRACEDEPEYLIEASTLTGAQQVALGKRTPGVMGSEQFRGRVAELSQATGEAGWPMPLPEELRGELDSKLADMSNVTGQRWGGMLVAGHFLSEFVAENTPWAHIDVAGPAYNSNSPWGYTPKGGTGVPVRTMAATLADIAEHG; translated from the coding sequence GTGACAACGCCCAAACTCACCCTCGTCGACAACGCGGCCACCAAGCTGACGGTCGAGACCCTGGTGATCGGCACCGTCGAGGGAACGGACGGACCCGAACTCGCCCAGGGAACCAACGAACTCGCCGCGGCCTTCGACGGGAACCTCACCGAGGCGCTGGCCCTGCTCGGCGCCAAGGGCAAGGCCGAGGAAGTGGTCCGGGTTCCCGCGAGCGGATCGGTCCGCGCGAACGTGCTGCTCGCGGTCGGCCTGGGCAAGCGCGACGAGAACGGCGAGATCCCGAGCGAGGCGGTCCGCCGCGCCTCCGGAGCCGCGGCCCGCACGCTGAACGGCGTCTCGCACGCGGCGACCACGCTGTCCGCTTTGGACCTCTCCGCGACCGTCCAGGGAACCGTGATGGGGGCCTACGCCTACACGCGCTACAAGTCCCAGCCCGGTGAGGAGCCGGTCGCCAAGGTCGACCTGGTCGTGCCCGAGGCCAAGAACGAGACGGCGAAGTCGGCGCTGAAGGGCGCGACCGCGATCGGGGAGGCGGTCAACACCGCGCGCGACCTGATCAACACGCCTCCGAACGACCTCCCCCCGGCCACCTTCGCCGAGCGGGCCAACGAGCTCGGCAAGGCCGCAGGCCTGGAAATCGAGACGATGGACGCCGACGAGCTGCGCAAGCACGGCTACGGCGGAATCATCGGGGTCGGCTCGGGATCCTCCCGGCCTCCGCGGCTGGTGCGGATGCGGCACAAGGGCCCCAAGGGCGCGCGGAAGGTGGCGCTCGTCGGCAAGGGCGTCACCTTCGACACCGGGGGCATCTCCCTCAAGCCCGCGGCGGGCATGGAGGACATGACCTCGGACATGTCCGGTGCCGCCGCCGTGGTGGCGACCATGGTGCTCGCGGCCAAGCTCAACTATCCGCTGGACATCACGGCCACGGTCCCCATGGCCGAGAACATGCCGTCCGGCAGCGCCTACCGCCCCGGCGACGTCCTCACGATGTACGGCGGCAAGACCGTCGAGGTGCTCAACACCGACGCCGAGGGCAGGCTGATCCTGGCCGACGCGATCACCCGCGCTTGCGAGGACGAGCCCGAGTACCTGATCGAGGCCTCGACCCTCACCGGCGCGCAGCAGGTCGCGCTCGGCAAGCGCACGCCGGGAGTGATGGGCAGCGAGCAGTTCAGGGGCCGGGTGGCCGAACTGTCCCAGGCGACCGGTGAAGCGGGTTGGCCCATGCCCCTGCCCGAGGAACTGCGCGGCGAGCTCGACTCCAAACTGGCCGACATGAGCAACGTCACCGGACAGCGCTGGGGCGGCATGCTGGTCGCCGGGCACTTCCTGAGCGAGTTCGTGGCCGAGAACACCCCGTGGGCGCACATCGACGTGGCCGGTCCCGCGTACAACTCGAACTCCCCGTGGGGCTACACCCCCAAGGGCGGAACGGGTGTTCCGGTGCGGACCATGGCGGCCACGCTGGCCGACATCGCAGAGCACGGCTGA
- a CDS encoding amino acid permease: MAGLAGASPWRVGLRTIPLGLGGMLGAGVFAGIAPAAGTAGRWTLIAVPLAALTAWCAVVSTSHQSASYRGAGAAYSCVRDKLGILPGRVAAGTGLFGHVAAMAAIAGAVAEYLPAPDPVTTAAVLLLVVLVSAAGLRIRGLSGWLWLGLTLAVLTVVVTACLSIAPVPVSTGIEHGPLAITSSAGFFFFAFLGFERLTAPDTERDRHPRAAVRRGALFGVAATAVVLLVVSFAVLHQLGAARLGLSPVPLLDALRAADAATLTSGVGLGAALAMTPVLLGALESGRSTGLAVISDGELPASLGRRGGSGTPYLFDLVLAAAAVVLALLVSPAVAMGAAACCLLVHYAFVNAAARVLLLDEWTWSTRTACLGMGLSVILAMSMPVPAMLFTLGAVLVLPVCAGLADRAGAATRG, translated from the coding sequence GTGGCCGGACTAGCTGGAGCCTCCCCGTGGAGGGTGGGGCTACGGACGATTCCGCTCGGCCTCGGGGGAATGCTGGGGGCAGGCGTGTTCGCGGGGATCGCCCCCGCTGCGGGCACGGCCGGGCGTTGGACCCTGATCGCGGTGCCGCTGGCGGCGCTCACGGCGTGGTGCGCCGTGGTGTCCACTTCGCACCAGTCGGCGTCCTACCGGGGCGCGGGCGCGGCCTACAGCTGCGTGCGGGACAAGCTGGGGATCCTCCCTGGACGTGTGGCAGCGGGCACCGGCCTCTTCGGACACGTCGCCGCCATGGCGGCGATCGCCGGTGCCGTGGCCGAGTACCTGCCTGCGCCGGACCCGGTGACCACCGCGGCCGTGCTGCTGCTGGTCGTGCTGGTCTCCGCGGCGGGGCTGCGCATCCGCGGGCTTTCCGGGTGGCTCTGGCTGGGACTGACGCTGGCGGTGCTGACCGTGGTGGTCACGGCGTGCCTGTCGATCGCTCCCGTTCCGGTGAGCACCGGGATCGAGCACGGACCGCTGGCGATCACCTCCTCGGCCGGGTTCTTCTTCTTCGCCTTCCTCGGGTTCGAGCGCCTTACGGCTCCGGACACCGAACGGGACCGGCACCCCCGCGCGGCGGTGCGGCGCGGGGCGCTGTTCGGGGTCGCTGCGACGGCGGTCGTGCTGCTGGTCGTCTCGTTCGCGGTGCTCCACCAGCTGGGGGCGGCGAGGTTGGGGCTGTCCCCCGTCCCGCTGCTGGACGCGCTGCGCGCGGCGGACGCGGCCACGCTGACCTCGGGGGTCGGTCTGGGGGCGGCGTTGGCCATGACCCCGGTGCTGCTGGGAGCGCTCGAGTCCGGTCGTTCCACCGGGCTGGCCGTGATCTCCGACGGGGAGCTGCCCGCCTCGCTGGGACGTCGCGGGGGCAGCGGGACCCCGTACCTGTTCGATCTGGTCCTGGCCGCTGCGGCCGTCGTCCTCGCCCTGCTGGTCAGTCCGGCTGTGGCCATGGGGGCCGCCGCGTGCTGCCTGCTGGTGCACTACGCGTTCGTCAACGCCGCGGCGAGGGTGCTGCTGCTCGACGAGTGGACTTGGTCGACGCGGACGGCCTGCCTGGGGATGGGGCTGTCCGTGATCCTGGCGATGAGCATGCCCGTGCCTGCGATGTTGTTCACACTGGGGGCGGTGCTGGTGCTGCCGGTGTGCGCGGGGCTGGCCGACCGAGCGGGGGCGGCCACGCGCGGTTGA
- a CDS encoding branched-chain amino acid aminotransferase — translation MNQPLSFSRTENPQPASAEHRAQVLENPGFGKYFTDHMVTIGWSSEKGWHDARLEPYHSINLDPATTVLHYGQAIFEGLKAYRQPDGSVASFRPEANATRFRDSARRLAMPELPEETFLESLSELVSADEKWVPGEGESSLYLRPFMISTEQTLGVNRPAGSYLYALIASPAGSYFAGGVKPVTVWLSHEYVRASPGGTGAAKFAGNYAASFVAQAQAAEMGCDQVVWLDAVERRAVEEMGGMNLFFVLGSGDRARLVTPELTGSLLPGVTRSSLLSLGEKLGVEVEQRRVTTDEWEAKAASGELTEVFACGTAAVITPVGRVKHRDGEFTIADGQPGELTMKLREQLTGIQYGKLADPEGWMSRLA, via the coding sequence ATGAACCAACCCCTCTCGTTCTCCCGGACCGAAAACCCGCAACCGGCAAGTGCCGAGCACCGTGCTCAGGTATTGGAGAATCCCGGATTCGGGAAGTACTTCACCGATCACATGGTCACGATCGGGTGGAGCTCCGAGAAGGGGTGGCACGACGCGCGCCTGGAGCCGTATCACTCGATCAACCTGGATCCGGCGACGACGGTGCTGCACTACGGGCAGGCGATCTTCGAGGGGCTGAAGGCCTACCGCCAGCCCGACGGCTCGGTCGCCTCCTTCCGACCGGAGGCCAACGCGACCAGGTTCAGGGACTCGGCCCGCAGACTGGCCATGCCCGAACTTCCCGAGGAGACCTTCCTCGAATCGCTGAGCGAACTGGTCAGCGCGGACGAGAAGTGGGTTCCGGGAGAGGGCGAGAGCTCGCTGTACCTGCGGCCGTTCATGATCTCCACGGAGCAGACGCTCGGAGTGAACAGGCCCGCGGGCAGCTACCTCTACGCGCTGATCGCCTCCCCGGCGGGTTCCTACTTCGCGGGCGGCGTCAAGCCCGTGACCGTCTGGCTCAGCCACGAGTACGTTCGCGCCAGCCCGGGAGGCACGGGCGCGGCCAAGTTCGCGGGCAACTACGCCGCCTCGTTCGTCGCGCAGGCCCAGGCCGCCGAGATGGGGTGTGACCAGGTCGTCTGGCTGGACGCCGTGGAGCGCCGTGCCGTCGAGGAGATGGGCGGGATGAACCTGTTCTTCGTGCTCGGATCCGGTGACCGGGCCCGGCTGGTCACGCCCGAACTGACCGGGAGCCTGTTGCCGGGGGTCACCCGCTCCTCGCTGCTCAGCCTCGGCGAGAAGCTGGGCGTCGAGGTCGAACAGCGGCGCGTGACCACCGACGAGTGGGAGGCCAAGGCGGCTTCCGGCGAGCTGACCGAGGTGTTCGCCTGCGGTACCGCCGCCGTGATCACGCCGGTGGGCAGGGTCAAGCACCGCGACGGCGAGTTCACCATCGCCGACGGTCAGCCGGGTGAGCTGACGATGAAGTTGCGCGAGCAGCTGACCGGGATTCAGTACGGCAAGCTCGCCGATCCGGAGGGCTGGATGAGCAGGCTGGCCTGA
- a CDS encoding adenosylcobinamide-GDP ribazoletransferase encodes MRGLRLALAWLTVLPVRVDGVDERTGGRAVSLAPLVGAALGGFAAALLWTLLTLGAPALLAGLVTTAALALVTRGMHIDGLADTVDGLGCYGSAERALSVMRDGSTGPFAVMAVVIVVGVQATGFAHAATSGQWGVVVLACAVGRAAFQLCCGKSVPAARPDGMGALVAGSQSRGTTAAWWAALLLAGSAATWTTWWVGAVAVLLTGCALRLLRGHAHRRFGGITGDVLGASGELGTTLVLALCALGPAQ; translated from the coding sequence GTGCGAGGTCTTCGCCTGGCGCTGGCCTGGCTCACGGTGCTTCCCGTGCGGGTCGACGGCGTCGACGAACGAACCGGGGGGCGCGCCGTCTCACTGGCCCCGCTGGTCGGGGCCGCCCTGGGCGGGTTCGCGGCCGCGCTGCTGTGGACGTTGCTGACTCTGGGGGCCCCGGCGCTGCTGGCCGGGCTCGTCACGACGGCGGCCCTGGCGCTGGTCACCCGCGGCATGCACATCGACGGGCTGGCCGACACGGTCGACGGTCTCGGCTGCTACGGATCCGCCGAACGCGCCCTGTCGGTGATGCGGGACGGCAGCACCGGCCCCTTCGCCGTCATGGCCGTGGTCATCGTGGTCGGTGTCCAGGCCACCGGTTTCGCCCACGCGGCGACGAGCGGGCAGTGGGGGGTCGTCGTGCTCGCCTGCGCGGTCGGCAGGGCCGCTTTCCAGCTGTGCTGCGGGAAAAGCGTTCCGGCCGCCCGCCCGGACGGCATGGGCGCGCTGGTCGCCGGATCGCAGTCCCGCGGCACCACGGCCGCCTGGTGGGCAGCGCTGCTGCTGGCGGGAAGCGCCGCCACCTGGACAACGTGGTGGGTGGGCGCCGTGGCCGTGCTGCTCACCGGCTGCGCGCTCCGGCTGCTCCGCGGGCACGCGCACCGCAGGTTCGGCGGAATCACCGGGGACGTGCTCGGTGCCTCCGGCGAGCTCGGCACCACCCTGGTCCTCGCCCTGTGCGCCCTGGGGCCCGCCCAGTAG